In Heteronotia binoei isolate CCM8104 ecotype False Entrance Well chromosome 1, APGP_CSIRO_Hbin_v1, whole genome shotgun sequence, the genomic window TGGCTTCTAGATGTTGTCCACTTCTAATACCTTACAGCCCAAACAATAACTCATGCCCAAGCCTTTATTTTGCCATTTCCTTGGAATTGCTTAGCTTTTAATAGAATAAATGTATAAGCATTCAGAATCTACTTTTTGTATTTTAAGATGTTTATCTGAACCTTAATTAGTCTTTAGTGGTTGGTTATTCCTGCCACATATCTGAAATAGGTTAATCTGAAATAATGATTCTACCCAGATCAGGCTATAAGGCAAATGGTTATCAATAGATTCAAGTCCAAATGGTCTAAATTCAACTAGGTTCAGAAGTAATGCGGCTCTAGCATTAGTTATGCTCCAAATGAAGAGTTGAGTCAAACAGAAGGATGAGGTGGCTGTGTGGATCTTCTCCACTTTCCTTGAGCAGGTTGTTGCTGTTTGCTGGGAAAATACTCTGATGAGCAGAGCATCCCAAAGAAAGTACACAACAGAAGAAGCAGGAAACGGTCCCCTCAACTGAAGCAAGCCACTTGCGGAAGGAGGAAGTCATATTTACCTGGTTTTCCCCTTGATGATGCAGTGTCCTATATTGTATTACACGCAGGATTTTCAAAGGGCAGGCTGCTTGAGGAAGACAGGGAGTCATTGTTTTGCCAGCAGCTTCCATGAACTTTCCACTGGATCCACCCTATAAAGCAAACTGCTTTAAAGATTCAGATACAGTGTGTTGAAATGGGATGTGCATATACTACGATCTTGCAGGTCTGCAGAATATCCGTAGCTGTAACTAATTTAGGTTTCAGCTTCTTGACATGGTTTTTCATCTTTAAAAGATTCTGTAAACATATGAACAAAGTTTATTAATCTCAAGATAAGAGACTGAACAAGGTTTTCTGTGTAAGTTCTTGTTTCCTCTATAACTATCTAAATCAGAATAGTTTCACTAATCTTGAGTTGTATAACCTATAACACTTATTCCTTGGTCAGAGCAGCACAGTTTGGAATCTGTTATTCAGTTTTGGTTTGTGTTATCAAGGATATTAACTGTATCAAAATGGATAGCAGGGAAACCAGAGAGATCATGGTACTAATTTACATGTTGGGCGTTTTGGTGTAAAGAGTTAAAGCATGTACTTATAGGAAATTAAGCTAATTTAGGAATTAGTAGAGTTAAAAATGGGCCAGTCATATTGTAGTGAGGGTAacttggaggagaggagaagaatgtaagcctctttggggCTCCATTGAAGAGACAGTCTAGAGCAGTGGCCAccaacctttttagcaccagggaccggttcaGTGGgaaacaatttttccacagaccggtggggGCAGTGCTGcccatgccccatccctgccccccatggggggaatctttaaatggggagactggggctgtttctgccacctccctactaggtggcaaggcagcagaaggccaatctgcctcccccctcccttttaaagaCGCCTGCCAATCATCTTATTGGtggggggtctataaatgaggtgTAGGTGAAGGTCTCAGCAGTGCTGCCCCTTTTGCCAGTCCTGGTGGAGGAAAGAGGCGatgtggcctcgctctgaggttgcactgcctctttcctccacccaGGTTCCAGGGAGGCAGAAGGGGCGGTGGGGCAGTGCGACCTCGCTCTGAGGTGGGGACTTCCTGGGCGGCGCCTCTGCctcggttgctagcaggccacggactggaGTATAAACCAAtgaaataaggttaaaagaaggaagcagaaaaggctgtatgaataaaataataataataatatggggGCTGGCAGGAGAGGAAATACAGGGTAGTGAATTATATGCCCTTTGCAAGTTGTTGTGGATCCCCTACTTGTCATTACTTAATAGTAAATTGCCCAGCCCCTTTGTGGACAAAAACAACCACATAGTGGAGCTACCCACAAAAGACAGAGGGGTTTCCACATTGGACTCTCCAGATATGCAGAAAAGTGGTTTATTTAACGTATAAAGAAAATGGGGTAAGGACTAAGCGTGTTCCTGAAGAGATGAAATGTTAAAAGCAACTGAGCCAaagggcaaaagaaggggacCTCCTGCCCAAGCCCCTGAAAAGATCCTGGATAGTCTTGGTGGTGGGTAGGGTTTCCAGTTTGTTCCCATACCACCCCTCTTTTTCAAAAATATTGTGAGATGTTCTTGTGTGTGTTTATGTTGGAGGTACCCATAGCTTTACCATTCACAAGAAACTTCTTCCTCTTTTGGTTAAACACGTGCCTTGTTAAGGCAGGACAGCATCTTGAAACTTGCATGTTTTCCTCTGTAAGTTTCAAAAACAAATTGGCATGTGGTATTTTGATTAAGGTTTTAAATTCCATAGAAGAATAGAATGATAGaactgaaatggcagcttctaaaACCTAAATTTCAACCCATCCAAAAGACAAAAGGAGATGATCCATACTTGGAGTAGACAGACTCCATTCTTCTATTTCTGAGCATAGTTACTCTTTATTTACATTACATCTAGCTCACCTTTCTGCTATCAGATTCTTGCATAATTTCCAACAGACTCAAAGGTGCAAATCAATTTAACAAGAGGACTGGTTGCTTCCTTCTGTTATACTTTTAAAAAGTATAAATACAgtatttatttgaagtattaaTACAGATTCATAACTGAACTTTCTCAATGGATCagatttaacattttaaaagctaTAAAACACTGCAAATGAGGTAAAGATTCTTTATATATGGggctactggagaaaatggctctctTGACTACTTCAAGGTTTGACTGATGTTTAGAATTATCTGTCTGGGGAAATTTCTTAAGTGTGTATGTTCAGAATTTATTCCAAAcgcatttattgcatttatagtctacctttcccACTGAGGCTCAAAGTGTAGGCTGAAAATGACATTTGTATCCAGACTTGACAAAATCTTATTATATATACCACGTGAAATTTGGTTGCCCTTGGAAGAGGTATGAATAGCAAAGATCACCTGAAGAAAGGGACAAAAAGAGAAATAGATATTTGTATATCTGCAGTACAATGTACCGGTTTGGTGATCATACCAAACATTAGGCAAAGAATGCATAATTAGATACCAGCAATTACTCAATGATGCTGGTGACTATATGTGTATGAATCGGACTCTAGTATCACTGCAGATGAGAAGTGTAAGGCAGGCATGAGTGAAAGAGAGAGGACCTGTGGTGAAGGAATATGGAATACCACACCGCTCTGTAATATTGTCAGGTAGGATGTGTTAAGTTGAAGAGCTGAAatactgggagacttcaactaTAGGTTCATAGGTCACCTACCATTCATTTACAAAAGTAAATCATATGTGTTTGTATGTGTATTAAGTTACAGGACAACATGCAAAGTGTGACTAAATCACCATGAGGTTTTTCAGCATGATGAATAAAGTTGCAAGAAATTGCTTTTACTGAGGAATAGCAAAAAATCTAATTAAGCAACTAATAATGGAGCACTGTGAGGCTGTGATGGGAGATACCTTGGGTCATAGACATTACCAAATTGCCGTTGACTGTGTTTTTAGTCACAAGGGAGGAAGTTTAGCCCTTTAAGCAGGGCACTTGAAGTAGTAAAATCTGGCTTCATAAAGAGCACCTCAGTCTTTTTGTTAAAATTCAAAGTGGATGTAAAATAGAAACTGTGAAAAGAGCAATTAGAATAGTAATATGAATCAGCAAGATAGTTGGTCTGTATATTTGAAGAGTACATTTTCTCTGTGAGTACATTTGAGTATATTTGAAGAGTACATTTACTTGATGAGCCTCTTATTCATTTGAGCATTTCATAATGAGGGGATggcatagtgcaggggtggccaacggtagttctccagatgttttttttttttttgcctacaactcccatcaaccccagccattggccatgctggctggggctgatgggagttgtagtaagaaaaacatctggagagctaccgttggccacccccggcaTAGTGGGATGTGTGTGCTCAGTGCTTTCTTAGTAACTGGGAAGAGATATGCTTTATATTTGTAATTGTCTGCTGTTGAGTGTTGAGAAGGAATTTGGCTGTAACACAAATGTCCTTGTTCTTTCCATACTGCTGGATTTACATGAAATCTTGCTCTCCTTGTTCCTGACTTTGGATGTTGAAGTTCCATTCTGTTTGCTTATTGCCTTATACCTGACACTGTCTTTGAACATAGACCTGGTTAGTATCACAAAGTAGTATTGATTAGTCTGAAAAAAGTCCTTGTTTTTGCCCAACTGCATTGCAGTACCTGAACAGGCTTTTGCATACTGGTTTTGTTTTGCTAGGAGCTGCTGGATAAATATTTAATAGCCAATGCAACTAACCCAGAGAGCAAGGTATTTTACCTGAAGATGAAGGGAGACTACTTCCGATACCTTGCAGAAGTTGCAAGTGGAGATGACAGAAAACGTGAGTACCTTATTCATTTAACTTCTAGGTTTCCTCTTTAACAATGAGAATTTGGGGTAAAACCAACACccttaaaatgaacattttcatATCCTGAGAAGACTCATAATACATATTCTCCTGAAGTTTTTTGTAAACTCTCTGTTTTGGTAATTCATTTGGAGCCCCTCAGACTGACCTAGAATTGCAAATAAAAAGCTTTAGCTACCTGTAGAACAGGTGGGCTTTAATCTCCCTAATACGTGCCAATACCATCTTGCCTTTCTGCTTTGTAATGTACAATTCTGGAGTCTAGTTCCTGGACAGGAAACACTTGAATGAGCTAAGTTGGAAATTACCCAGCTTTATCGTCTGTTAAGCGGGCTGTGTTGAATTCTACTCATCTAAACTAAAAGTTCATTCACATGCAATTGAAGCTGCTAGGTTAGCTTGGTGTGTGATTGGAACTCAGTTTGACATTTTGTCCACAGAATTTAATCTCCACAGCCAGTTGGCAATATATACAACTAAAATATTGTCTACTGTACTGAGACAAGAACTTTTTGCAGTGTCaggaacccccccccacacatactgTTTCACCTATTTCCATCCTTAGCAATACTTGCTAGGTGGCCTATCCTTATATAGAATTCTCTAAGATACCAAGCCAAGTTTAATTTCAGTTATACCTGCTCTCAGTGGAACCTAGAACTAAGTACTCCAGTTTAACTGATCCAGTGACAAACTGCActaaaagccattaaaaccacCTCTGTGGACTTCCAACTAAGGCTTATCAGTCAAAAAACTTGTGAGTGCACTGGTACCCAACTAAATTTTATCATGTTGGTTTCACTGAAAATGATTTCTGTTAGCACTGCCAGAAGTCTGGGGCTAACCTTATATGTTTGGGAGTTGCCCTAAAATCACACATTTCTAGCATGAAGttctaaaggtagtcccctgtgcaagcaccagtcgttttcgactctggagtgatgttggtTGGTTCTACCCAGGATCAATTTAAGACTTCACAGCCAATAATCTAATCCTAGAATATATACCAACTCTATGAGCCCTCTCAAAATACCACATATTTTGGAACCAAAGGGCAGCTTTAGTTACAAAGCAAATACATTTTGCAATACTGGAAATCTCAGGTATCTCTGCAGATGTCTGGGTCAATAATATGCTATACCTTTGTACAATACAGAGAATACCATATAGCAGACAAAAAGCTCCCAGAACCTTCATCTCCACTGGACATGGATTCTTGTGCCTGTTCAAGCAGTCATATACCCTTACCTTTATTTGCTAATTAAATGAATCCATAATGTTGCATCCTATTTTACTAACCTACATTTACTAACCTTATCTCTTCTTCCTGCCCTGTTTCTTTCTCTGTTAATAGGACACATCAGGGCAGAGGGAGGGGGTGGGTTATATGGGACTTGTTTGCTATGTTAACTTCTTTGTgtgaaaacaattaaaattttgtttaaaaattctAGCTCTTAAGAGTTCTAGCTCTTACTGGAGTCAAATCTGTAAGAACCCATAAAAGATGACTGTATTTTGCATCCCTTAAGATAATGCAGAGTTTTGGCTGgctccttggttttttcccttcATGTTTACtggtgtttttcttttgcttcatAGAAACAATAGAAAACTCACAGGCAGCTTACCAAGAGGCTTTTGACATCAGCAAGAAGGAGATGCAACCTACACATCCAATTCGTTTGGGCCTAGCGCTTAACTTTTCTGTATTTTACTATGAGATCCTTAACAACCCGGAGCTGGCCTGTACATTGGCGAAGACAGTAAGTTGACTATTGCACTTGTAAGAAACCTAGTATGAGCAAGTGACCATCTCAGTTTTGTATATACTGTGTTGATATGTTTACTTCATGGATGGTGTGCTGTACTTTCCCTTATAGCATGCTAATGTCCTGCTAAAGTGTGAATAAGCTTGAATGTGGAGTTATATAGGAGAATCTCACTTCTGTAACAAGTTATTGGAAGGAGCTTCCATCCTAGACATGATCTTGAAGTGAGCCCCATTGAATATAGTTAAACTTGGCTCTTGAGTAAACATGCTTTGGATGCTGCTGCTACTACAGTCTTTTCCTATCATAAACCTTTTGCTCCACATAGATATGTACCTGGGGAAAATGGTATTTTCAGATTTGGGGAAGGGCATACATATCCATATTCTGTGTTATTGCGTGCCCCCAGTACTCTTTTGGTATGTAGACTCTGGGGTATTTTTAGACCATTCCCTATGGGGAAAATCTTCACAGGGGGCTGGAATAGCTCTTTTCAAGCAAATTATACCACAGTTGCAGGGAATTTAGGCCTGCCTATTcactaaaaaaagagccctgtggtgcagagtggtagagctgcagtactgcagtcggagctctctgctcacgaccggagttcaatcccagtgaaagctggatcaggtagctggctccaggtcaactcagccttccatcctaccgaggtcggtaaaatgagtacccagcttgctggggggaaagggtagatgactggggaaggcaatggcaaaccacccggtaaaaagtctgccgtgaaaacgttgtgaaagcaacgtcaccccagagttgaaaacgactggtgcttgtacaggggactatctttacctttttattcactAAAAAGATTACCGAGTTTCAAGTAAATTGGATcatggggtctaattctatgaggtCCCTGAGCAAGATGCCCCCAGCCATCCTAGTTGTGTTTTTCCTGCGGGGAGAAAATTGCATGCTTTCTCCAGGATGCAAGGAGACAGTAGCCAAACACACAAGAGCAACCAGTGGCTAAAAGCCTCCAAATGTAAATGGCCAGCAAAAACAATGTCGAATAAGAGCCCAACCCATACCAGCCTGATAAGCCAATACGAAGACCTGCCACCATACAACTGAAGACAAACATCCTGGGACCCCTAAAATACTGGCCTCAAATATTTCTGGAATTTTTTGCTGCCCATTTACTGGTACTGGAAAAAAATCTGGCAATATCCAAAATATTCGGCAATATCCAAATGGAGATCTCCGTCCATGTATACTTATCCAGAGGTGGAATATTAAAACAAACATCTGCCCCCAGAACAAACATTTACTTGGAAAACGATATAGTTGTATACAAGTTAGTGTTCAATGAATATTAACATGGTACTCTTTCTATAGATGATTTTGTGAAAATCAGCTGTAGATAATTGAAAATAGTGATCCTATAAAAGTGATTGGCATTAATGCAGAAGCGgcctaaacttttaaaaatatcttcatATGGGGCCACTTCGCTTATCTTGAGAGGACTAATGTGTAATGGGTTTTTCTTTCAATTTGAATTTTTTCTAGGCTTTTGATGAAGCCATTGCAGAACTTGATACACTGAATGAAGACTCATACAAAGACAGCACTCTCATCATGCAGTTGCTTAGAGACAACCTCACAGTAAGTTGTCTTCCCTATCcttcctgtagggcaggggtggccattggtagctctccagatgttttttttttgcctacaactcccatcagccccagccattagccatactggctggggctgatgggagttgtaggcaaaaaataatctggagagctaccgttggccacccctgctatagggaaCTATGTGCTTAGACCAGTCCCACATAATTTGATGCTGTTTGGaaaggtgtggggagggggtgttacTCCTGTAGTGTTTCATGGCATTTCTGATCTTATAACTTGGTTATAGGAATATTTTCCTAGATTAAACTGGAAACTTCAGTGCTAGTTGTGACATGCTGAAATAACCAGCTGTCCTGTTGCCTTGGTTTCTGTCTCTAATTTATTAGTTCAACTGCAGCTTTAGTGCTACACTTAGTTTCAAAGGAAGGCCTGCATGAGAATAGAGTGATTTTGAATAATATTGTTCTTTTTTTTCTAGCTATGGACATCAGACAGTGCAGGAGAAGAATGTGATGCTGCAGAAGGTGCAGAAAATTAAACTGCATATGAAGTGTCATTCCCCTTCTCAAGAAACCTTTTTACACGTCTCATTCCTTATAGCTCCACTTGGTTTTCCTATAGCAAAGAGAACCCATCCATGTGTATGGAAATCAATTTATAGTCTTTTCACACTGCAGCTTTGGGAAAACTCCATTCCTTGATTTGTTTGTACTGGCCTTCCTGGTGTGCGGTTACTGCTGTAGAAAAGTATTAATACTGGCTTAATTTCATATAAACATAACTTCCAAACACTTACATAGCAGGCTAAAGTTACCTGGTATTCAAAAAAAACACCTGTACCAGTTCCTGCAAGTGACTGTGTTTGTATTACCGTAAAGACGTTATAGTTGGCGCAACTAAAGAGTGTTAAACACAGTTCAGTTGTCCACATTCCCTTTTTATTCTGCAGGGGTTACTTTAGTGAGTTGACTGTCACATGCTACTGCATATTTCTTTCTGTAGGATTGGGGAGTATTGGGCCAAATGGGACACATGGCAAATGGTGGCTTTCCCATACATGTATACAAGCAGGAGCTACTGTGTTTAAATACAGGgactctggttttttttttttttttttacttttcagtTGCTGCTGTTCAACTGCTATCCCTTCCCAATAAAAATTCACTTACACTCCTGCCTTTGTAGTTCTGGTATTCACTCAATTATGTACTAGAAGCAGCATGTTACTGCCAGAATACAGGGAGTGCCTTTTTGGCAGACTAAAGTGCATGTCATTTCTTTAACACTggaatggggcggggggaagtTCACATGTCCAAGTATAAAACTTTTCCATGCAGGTTTGTGCACATGTATGAAGGTGTCAAGTTCGTCCAGTGATTGTTCCGTAGATAGATGGACCACTATTGTGTGTTGCTAATCATTGATTGTAGTcccaaaaaagccttgtgaaaATGTTAATGCCCTATGTAACAAAATAAcattaaataaaattacattttataAACCACTAAACTGTTGCTTTGTAACATTTGCATGCAGCTGCTTCTGAGAATAAATCCCTAAATAGCTTTTCCCATAGCTGAATGACTGAAGTCTGCAATGGTTGCACCTCTTTGATGCACTGCATGGAGTAAAAATTAACAGATATGCAAGGGGAGGAAATCTTAATATGTGGCATGCATAATCTACAAATATGCCTAACATGCAATATTACAAACTTTGGTACTTGGAAGCTTTTGTATTTTGCATAGTATAACCTTTCAGATTCCTATCCCAACTCTATGCTACATTTGCTTCAGCAGTCTTACAGTGCTGGTGCTCCTGGATACATAACTGGCTCAACTGacaatgtcttttaaaaaggcaGTGCATATCGTTAGAACAGCCACAATGACTCAGGACAGACAGGCAAAAATGGATGTAAGTCAAATAGTGACACAAATGCTTAAAAGTATTACGTACAAGTCTCAATTCCCAAGGCACTGTAACACTGAATTGAATAGCCTGAACAGTCATTCAATTTTCAGTACTTGTAAAACAGTATTTTGGTCTAAAGACTGACCTAGAACTTTAGAAATGGTGAAAGGAAACTAGATTAAGTTGCAAAGTGTGGCTTCTTCCAGCTGCATAGCTTGGGGGATGGGGATTGGCTGCAAACTGATCATAGTTGCAATTAGATGAAACTAGTAAATACACTTTGCCTAGAGTAATTCTGCTGTTAGGAAATGTCTGCTTTTTCTCATGGGATTGGTTTAAGAAGCAGCTGAATACACTGGTTCGGATATTGGCAGATTTGACATCAGTTTTCCAAGGTGTAACTTCTGCTAGAATCTGATTCTGCCCAGCTGGCCTGAGGTATGCAGCATGCACTGGAAATAGGCATTTCTGTAGATCATCCTAATCATTTGTAAGAAAGTACATTTATACAGTTTTATAAACAATTTTTCCAATCACCTAGATCAGTATTCTTAAATCCAGCTAGTAGGACCCATAGACGCTGCTACTTTTGGGAAGAACATGCTGCTAGTTTGTGTGTGCACAGCAACAGCTCTATGTCTTCTGCCTTTCACTATGTACGCTGAAGTGAGGTAATTCAGAAGCAGATAAAGTTCTTTTGCAGCACAAGCAGATGGAGCAACATCCTTCCACCTACAAAAGTCCTTTTTTCTCTCCTAccttgcccagcctggccatcctCATCCCACCAGGTGATCCACCAATACTCTGTATTAGCGGAGTTCCTCTTGCTCAAGTGAAGCTCTTACTTGCACGATCTTTCCCTGCTTCATCTACCAATCATATATGCAACACTCCATAAACATGCCTAAGCGATGGAGTGGGTTACTCTCATGGGATTGGTTTAAGAAGCAGCTGAATACACTGATCCAGTTATTGGCAGTCTTACAGTGTTGGTGCTGTATAAGCTTTGTCAAATGTTTCCCAAAGGAGGAGAGAGGCCTCTAAAGGgacctgcacacaaaagcttatacccccaaaattttGTTGGGTCTTTAAGCTGCTGTTGAACTCAAATCTTACTATTCTAGTCCAGACCCACATGGCTGTCCTTTGAAACTTTCTCAAGAAAGCTGATCCTTTGGAATTATGGGAGTTCCAGACAAAGGAGCAAGTAGATGGTAGCTGGATTGGGGAAGAGCTTTTAAGAGGAAATTTAGGAATCTGCCTGTGCTTTGTTATTCCTCAGAATACAGTAGTACCCAGTTTATTTTCCTGTCCTTAGCTCTGTTGGTATACTACCAGTGGCCCAGGTCTGCCAGTTAGTGAGGCCATAGTTCTGGCTCCTTTGATCACTTGTGCATTTGACCATCTATTTTATAAACATCTTTGTAGGGgattagattaatggaggataaatctattaTTGGCCACTAGCCCTGGCAACTGAGGGGagcttccacattcaaaggcactaaacctctgaatcccagagccaggaggcaatgtcaggggaaggtCTTCGCCTCTATGCCCAGTTGTTCGCCAtttagaggaactggctggccactgagacaggatgctggactagatggaccactggtctgatcctatgttcttatgttgtcacATCACTAGATGCTTTTTTTTAGAATGCTTCTAACTACCAAGCAGGATCCAAGGTCTCTTATAATAAAACAAATGAGGACTGGcaagatacccccccccccagctcttttgctccccccccccccccgc contains:
- the YWHAQ gene encoding 14-3-3 protein theta, which gives rise to MEKTEMIQKAKLAEQAERYDDMATCMKAVTEQGAELSNEERNLLSVAYKNVVGGRRSAWRVISSIEQKTDGNDKKMQLVKDYREKVESELKSICTTVLELLDKYLIANATNPESKVFYLKMKGDYFRYLAEVASGDDRKQTIENSQAAYQEAFDISKKEMQPTHPIRLGLALNFSVFYYEILNNPELACTLAKTAFDEAIAELDTLNEDSYKDSTLIMQLLRDNLTLWTSDSAGEECDAAEGAEN